A DNA window from Streptomyces parvus contains the following coding sequences:
- a CDS encoding SDR family oxidoreductase: protein MSAAGGTGAPPVALVAGASSGIGAAVARRLAARGSAVALVGRREAELEDVAESIRAAGGTALPLALDLAEPGAPADAVALTAAALGQVGLLVCSAGAIRLAAVHETEEKHWERQLRVNLTVPFLLAREVLPGMRERGGGWVVNIGSGVGSEVVPGSGGYGVSKHAVHRLTELIHEENRDWGIRAVTVAPGWVSTRLAARPADLGVPEEEVLDAEDIADTVAWLLDRPARMSVGPLIRVEPSASRAAAGDAMTRHLNRSRAEGAGRAAEENR, encoded by the coding sequence GGTATCGGAGCAGCCGTCGCCCGCCGGCTGGCCGCGCGCGGGAGCGCCGTGGCGCTGGTCGGGCGGCGTGAGGCCGAGCTGGAGGACGTCGCGGAGTCGATCCGCGCGGCCGGGGGCACCGCCCTGCCGCTCGCCCTGGACCTGGCCGAGCCGGGTGCCCCCGCCGACGCGGTCGCCCTGACCGCCGCCGCGCTGGGGCAGGTGGGGCTGCTGGTGTGCAGCGCGGGCGCGATCCGGCTGGCCGCCGTCCACGAGACGGAGGAGAAGCACTGGGAGCGGCAGCTGCGGGTGAATCTCACGGTGCCGTTCCTGCTGGCCCGCGAGGTGCTGCCCGGGATGCGCGAGCGCGGCGGCGGCTGGGTCGTGAACATCGGCTCAGGCGTGGGCTCGGAGGTGGTGCCGGGCAGCGGCGGTTACGGCGTCAGCAAGCACGCGGTGCACCGGCTCACCGAGCTGATCCACGAGGAGAACCGCGACTGGGGCATCCGCGCGGTCACCGTCGCCCCGGGCTGGGTTTCCACGCGGCTCGCGGCCCGCCCCGCCGACCTCGGGGTCCCCGAGGAGGAGGTGCTGGACGCGGAGGACATCGCGGACACCGTCGCCTGGCTGCTGGACCGGCCGGCCCGGATGAGCGTCGGCCCCCTGATCCGCGTCGAGCCCTCGGCGAGCCGGGCGGCCGCCGGGGACGCCATGACCCGCCATCTGAACCGCTCCCGCGCCGAGGGCGCCGGACGGGCTGCTGAGGAGAACCGCTGA